GGCGGACCCGGTGACGCGGACCTTTAAAGTGCGCGTCGCCTTGAATCAAACGCCGCCGGAGGTTAAGTTGGGCATGACGGCGTCGGTAACGGTCGGTCAGGGAAGCAGTCAGCAGGTGTTGTCGGTGCCTCTTGCCGCCATTTACCAAAATGGCAGTCAGCCCGGTCTTTGGGTGGTGCAAGCAGATGGAACTTTATCGTTGCGAATGGTAAAACTGGGGCAATACGGCAGTGATTCTGTGCAGGTAGTGGAAGGGCTGCAGCCGGGAGAACGCATTGTGGCGGCGGGCGTGCATAAGTTCCGCGAAGGTCAGCGTATTAGCCTGGGCGGTGGCACGTTATGAACCAGTTCAACCTCACGGAGTGGACCTTAAAGCATAAGCACTTTTTATATTTTTTCATTGTCTTATTCTTTTTGGAGGGAATTGTATCGTATAAGAATTTGGGCCGTATGGAAGACCCGGATTTTACGATCAAGCAGATGGTGGTGACCGTAGCCTGGCCGGGGGCGACAGCCATGCAGGTGGAAGAGCAGGTTACCGATAAAATCGAGCGTAAGCTGCAAGATTTGCCTGGCTTGGATTATTTGAAAAGCTACTCCATGCCCGGCTACAGCGTTATTTATGTAAATGTAAAAGAAACGGTGCCCAAGGCGGAAATCCGTAACCGCTGGGTGGAAGCCAGGCACATGGTGGACGATATTGCAGGCACTCTGCCGGCCGGTGTGATGCCGCCCGGCTTTAATGATCGCTTTGATGAAGTGTACGGGGTAGTTTACGCTCTTACTGGCGACGGCTATACCTATGAAGAGCTTCGGGAAAAGGCGGAAAAAGTGCGCCGCTTGCTTTTGGGAGTTCCTAGCGTCAAGAAAGTAAATCTTTTGGGCGTGCAGACTGAAAAGATTTTTATTGAAATTGAGAATGCGAAAATGGCGCAGCTCGGTATTGATCCCGCGCTTGTTACCGCCGCCATTCAGAGCCAAAATGCCATGGCGCCGGCGGGGATGCTGGAAACCAAGGCGGATAATGTGTATCTGCGTGTCACCGGTATGTTTGAAAAGGTGGAGGAGATTCGCAGTTTGCCTATACAGGCGAATGGCCGGACCTTTCGCTTAGGGGACATTGCCAAGGTAACTCGCGCCTATGCCGACCCCAGCGATCCTAAGTTTTTCTATAACGGGCAGCCGGCGATCGGTATTTCCTTGGCTATGGAATCAGGGGGCAATATACTTACGCTCGGCGAGTCGTTGGAGACGACGACGAAGCAGATCCAAAAAGCGCTGCCAGGCGGCATGGAACTGCACCAGACAGTAAATCAGCCGCAGGTGGTGGCGAATTCGATTAGTGATTTTACCAAATCCCTCATGGAAGCCATCGTGATTGTGCTGATCGTCGGGTTTGTCAGCTTAGGCTCGCGTTCCGGCATTATTGTGGCGGTGTGTATACCGTTGGTTATCGCTATTGTCTTTACCTGCATGAAGCTGTTGGGCATTGATTTGCAGCGCATCTCCTTAGGGGCGCTGATTATTGCCTTGGGACTCTTGGTGGACGACGCCATTATCACCATTGAAACGATGGTGGTCAAGATGGAGGAGGGCTGGAGCCGCTTTAACGCCGCCTGCTTTGCCTATACCTCGACGGCTTACCCGCGACTGACTGGCGAGCTTGTAACCTGCGCCAGCTTTATTCCTGTAGGTTTTGCTACAGGTAACGGCTCGGAGTATTGCGTCACCCTATTTTATGTGGTGGTCATTGCTTTGGTCTCCTCGTGGATCGTAGCCGGAACGGCGACGCCGCTTTTGGGCTACTTGTTTATTCGCGTAAAACCTAAGGAAGGAGAAGCGGAGGGCGAAGCCGCCAGCGTGCATAACACGCCCTTTTACGCTTGGTTTAAGCGGCTCCTCAACTGGTGCTTATGCCACCGGCGGACGGTGTTGGCCGCTACGGCGGGTTGCTTTTTGGGCGCGATTGTCTTGATGGGGTTGGTGAATCACGAGTTTTTCCCTTCTTCGACGCGGCCGGAGCTAATTGTGCAGCTGAAGCTGCAGGAAGGCGCCAGTATTGATAAAACCGAGGAAGTGGCAAAGCAATTTGCGCAGCAATTAGAGGACCATCCTCTTATTTCATACTATACCTACCATGTGGGGGAAGGGGCGCCCCGCTTTGTGCTTAGCTTTGAACCGACCTTTAATAAGACTAATTTTGCGGAGTTCATTATTGTCGCCAAAGACTATAAGGCGCGCAATGAGCTGCGGGAAAAATTGAGCAAGCAGCTTGCGAATGATTTTCCTGAAGTGCAGCAGCATATTAAGGTCATCAGCAACGGTCCTGCGGCGGATTATCCGATCATGCTGCGGGTGACCGGAGAGGATCCGAACAAGGTGCGGGATATCGCTCAGCAGATGGAGCCTATTATGGCGCAGCATCCGAAAGTGAAAAACGTCAACTTGAGCTGGAATGAAAAAAGCAAAGTGATGCATTTAGAAGTGGATCAGGATAAAGCAAGAAGCCTCGGCGTATCCTCCCAGGCTTTGGCGACGGCGTTACAGACGCAGCTTTCCGGCGCGCCCTTGTCGGAATATCGGGAAACGGATCGCACCATCAGCATGCTTTTCCGCTTTGACGCCGCGGACCGTAATGATCTGTCGCGCATGAAAAATTTAAGCATTCATGTAGGCAACGGCCGTTATATTCCGCTGGATCAAATCGCTAAAATCTCTTCTGACGCGGAAGAGGGCTTGCTTTACCGGCGTAACCTGAAGCCGATGATTGCGGTGCAGGCGGAAATTTTGCCTGGCGCTACCGG
This sequence is a window from Anaeromusa acidaminophila DSM 3853. Protein-coding genes within it:
- a CDS encoding efflux RND transporter permease subunit, coding for MNQFNLTEWTLKHKHFLYFFIVLFFLEGIVSYKNLGRMEDPDFTIKQMVVTVAWPGATAMQVEEQVTDKIERKLQDLPGLDYLKSYSMPGYSVIYVNVKETVPKAEIRNRWVEARHMVDDIAGTLPAGVMPPGFNDRFDEVYGVVYALTGDGYTYEELREKAEKVRRLLLGVPSVKKVNLLGVQTEKIFIEIENAKMAQLGIDPALVTAAIQSQNAMAPAGMLETKADNVYLRVTGMFEKVEEIRSLPIQANGRTFRLGDIAKVTRAYADPSDPKFFYNGQPAIGISLAMESGGNILTLGESLETTTKQIQKALPGGMELHQTVNQPQVVANSISDFTKSLMEAIVIVLIVGFVSLGSRSGIIVAVCIPLVIAIVFTCMKLLGIDLQRISLGALIIALGLLVDDAIITIETMVVKMEEGWSRFNAACFAYTSTAYPRLTGELVTCASFIPVGFATGNGSEYCVTLFYVVVIALVSSWIVAGTATPLLGYLFIRVKPKEGEAEGEAASVHNTPFYAWFKRLLNWCLCHRRTVLAATAGCFLGAIVLMGLVNHEFFPSSTRPELIVQLKLQEGASIDKTEEVAKQFAQQLEDHPLISYYTYHVGEGAPRFVLSFEPTFNKTNFAEFIIVAKDYKARNELREKLSKQLANDFPEVQQHIKVISNGPAADYPIMLRVTGEDPNKVRDIAQQMEPIMAQHPKVKNVNLSWNEKSKVMHLEVDQDKARSLGVSSQALATALQTQLSGAPLSEYRETDRTISMLFRFDAADRNDLSRMKNLSIHVGNGRYIPLDQIAKISSDAEEGLLYRRNLKPMIAVQAEILPGATGDSVAEEVFNQMDDLRASLPIGYKIEYDGSKEDSLKAARYIMETVPAMIIVIMILLMIQLQNIPKMLLTLMTAPLGLIGVALGLFLTGSPMGFVVQLGILALAGIIMRNTIILMDQIDQQLASGDSLWDAIINATVVRFRPILLTAAAAILGMIPLIPNMFWGPMAVAIAAGLAGATILTLLVLPVMYATLYRAKPPVAEQSSEKTN